In Candidatus Nitrospira nitrificans, one DNA window encodes the following:
- a CDS encoding CreA family protein — protein MKTNLFVTMLLCCTTIVSASYAEEIGSVDTEFKWLGPDHKIVVEAFDDPKIEGITCYLSRSKKGSLKGMVGLAEETSDASLACRQVGPIRVVSEPKEGERVFSESRSLIFKSLQVVRFFDKKRQTYIYLAYSDRVIEGSPQNAISTVPIQSWPGR, from the coding sequence ATGAAGACCAACCTATTTGTGACCATGTTGCTCTGTTGCACCACGATCGTTTCGGCAAGCTATGCCGAGGAAATTGGGAGTGTGGACACGGAATTCAAATGGTTGGGGCCAGATCACAAAATTGTGGTCGAGGCCTTTGACGACCCCAAGATTGAAGGTATCACGTGTTATCTGAGTCGATCAAAAAAAGGCAGCCTGAAAGGGATGGTCGGATTGGCGGAGGAAACCTCCGATGCCTCACTGGCCTGTCGTCAAGTCGGTCCTATTCGCGTGGTGAGTGAGCCAAAAGAAGGAGAACGGGTGTTCAGTGAGAGTCGATCCCTGATTTTTAAGAGCCTCCAAGTAGTCCGTTTTTTCGACAAGAAACGCCAGACCTACATTTATCTCGCCTATAGCGATCGAGTCATCGAGGGTTCGCCACAAAATGCCATCTCCACTGTGCCGATCCAATCCTGGCCCGGTCGATAG